A portion of the Leifsonia sp. EB41 genome contains these proteins:
- the mutM gene encoding bifunctional DNA-formamidopyrimidine glycosylase/DNA-(apurinic or apyrimidinic site) lyase, which translates to MPELPEVEVVRAGLSPAVTGATILGVEVFEPRSLKRHDPVAGAFETLLTGRVMEEPARRGKFLWIPLQGAPRRAIVAHLGMSGQILLREPGWDEAGLLRIRLHIETAATLPGDHRELWVNFVDQRIFGSMAVDSLVPTADGAAAGLGTAEPLIPTQVSHIARDPLDPAFGDAGFFAALARKSSGIKRVLLDQTVISGIGNIYADEALWAARIHYEQPASSLSRAKARTLLAEVRHVLDKALAEGGTSFDAQYVNVNGNSGYFAHSLNAYGQEGKPCPRCGTPIVRERFMNRSSHLCPHCQRLR; encoded by the coding sequence GTGCCCGAGCTCCCCGAGGTTGAGGTCGTCCGCGCCGGGCTGTCGCCGGCGGTCACGGGTGCGACCATCCTCGGAGTCGAGGTCTTCGAGCCGCGCTCGCTGAAACGCCACGACCCGGTCGCCGGCGCCTTCGAGACGCTGCTGACCGGTCGCGTGATGGAGGAGCCGGCCCGCCGCGGCAAGTTCCTCTGGATCCCGCTGCAGGGCGCCCCGCGCCGCGCGATCGTCGCGCACCTCGGGATGAGCGGCCAGATCCTGCTGCGCGAGCCCGGCTGGGACGAGGCCGGCCTGCTCCGCATCCGCCTGCACATCGAGACCGCCGCGACGCTGCCGGGTGATCATCGCGAGCTGTGGGTGAACTTCGTCGACCAGCGCATCTTCGGCTCGATGGCGGTGGACTCGCTGGTCCCGACCGCGGACGGCGCCGCCGCCGGCCTGGGAACGGCCGAGCCGCTCATCCCGACCCAGGTCTCCCACATCGCCCGCGATCCGCTCGACCCGGCCTTCGGCGACGCGGGGTTCTTCGCCGCACTCGCCCGCAAGAGCAGTGGGATCAAACGCGTCCTCCTCGACCAGACGGTGATCAGCGGCATCGGCAACATCTACGCCGACGAGGCACTCTGGGCCGCCCGCATCCACTACGAGCAGCCGGCGTCGTCGCTGAGCCGTGCGAAGGCGCGAACGCTGCTGGCCGAGGTGCGCCACGTGCTGGACAAGGCGCTGGCGGAGGGCGGGACGAGCTTCGACGCCCAGTATGTGAACGTGAACGGGAACTCGGGGTACTTCGCGCACAGCCTGAACGCGTACGGGCAGGAGGGCAAGCCGTGCCCGCGGTGCGGAACGCCGATCGTGCGGGAGCGGTTCATGAACCGGTCGTCGCATTTGTGCCCGCACTGTCAACGGCTGCGGTGA
- a CDS encoding DUF177 domain-containing protein → MRRPGEMREQHLSLPVGDKLGEGLLSVPEGSTIDLDLRLESMHEGILVTGEAETTASGVCGRCLIDIDQPVEVDFQELFAYPSTEAFDYEVHDDHVDLEPLIRDAVVLSLPFQPVCRPDCPGLDPETGERLADVPDRKPNETVDPRWSALAAFQASDTESTSNNAPAAGAGEER, encoded by the coding sequence ATGCGGCGCCCTGGCGAGATGCGGGAGCAGCACCTCAGCCTGCCCGTGGGCGACAAGCTGGGCGAGGGACTGCTGTCCGTGCCGGAGGGTTCGACCATCGATCTCGACCTCCGGCTGGAGTCGATGCACGAGGGAATCCTCGTCACCGGGGAGGCCGAGACCACCGCAAGCGGCGTCTGCGGGCGCTGCCTGATCGACATCGACCAGCCTGTCGAAGTCGATTTCCAGGAACTTTTCGCGTATCCTTCTACGGAAGCTTTCGATTATGAGGTTCACGACGACCACGTGGATCTTGAACCTCTGATCAGGGATGCGGTAGTGCTGTCACTGCCGTTTCAGCCGGTGTGCCGGCCGGACTGCCCGGGTCTCGATCCAGAGACCGGGGAGAGGCTGGCGGATGTACCGGACCGCAAGCCGAACGAGACCGTCGATCCTCGCTGGTCCGCGCTCGCGGCGTTCCAGGCTTCCGACACCGAGTCCACCAGCAACAACGCCCCGGCCGCCGGGGCTGGAGAAGAGAGATAG
- a CDS encoding transglutaminaseTgpA domain-containing protein: MVSEALPLGFTRVRRRRQAYWRITGALVLQMLALSFALGGLIQGPTWWFALMLTSSFLLVCGAGLRAVGVPRGLVPVLQLVLAAMIMTVTFGNGTGLLGLIPTPATVQRWGGYLQQAILSIYQQGTPAESLPEFIFLVVAGACLIAIVLDLLAVAIRAPAYTAIGVVAVLVVPGTLLGDGLDPIALAASAAAFLWLLRCDVRTRRPGAGRPGAALSVGAASVVVAMLLSGTAPGFDKGGATSFTAGGISIGGTVTPLIDLGKDLRRPAAVRALTYTTTASAGQYLKLASLDQFTGSVWKHRERDTKRLSDGVAVGPVPGLSAAVKRAKITTSVQIDDMTSRWLPVPAPVQSVKGLNGTWSWDPDDLTLGGINVTTQGQKYTATSLVLEPTADQLKAAGGFVPADLQRDLFLPSNMPAIVGQTALAATAGAVSEYDKAVALQDYFRDNGFVYSTQTPLKQGYDGDGARVIAKFLEVKSGYCVHFASAMALMARSLGIPARVAEGYLPGTSSGGTANSPGTYTVTSDDLHAWPELYFAGVGWVSFEPTVGRGTIPSYTRPNATPDQITPTTAPGSSAAAKRLVPTDQPNVAGAGGTTPPSPLQPLLSGLGVALLVLAVALTPAVMRRMRRRARLRRLSESWGGASVVWDELRDTARDLGWSAPDTETPRVFAHRIAAAVEGTPGEEAVLRLLDVRERDAFGPPTRAVAVGLADDLRRVIDALEAQAGRGLRLKAALIPVSLLPAGWRSPASVGGPA; the protein is encoded by the coding sequence ATGGTTAGCGAGGCCCTCCCGCTCGGGTTCACCCGCGTCCGGCGCAGGCGGCAGGCCTACTGGCGGATCACCGGCGCGCTCGTGCTGCAGATGCTGGCGCTCAGCTTCGCGCTGGGCGGACTGATCCAGGGGCCCACCTGGTGGTTCGCGCTCATGCTGACCAGCTCGTTCCTGCTGGTGTGCGGAGCGGGCCTGCGTGCGGTCGGCGTGCCCCGCGGGCTCGTCCCCGTGCTCCAGCTCGTGCTCGCGGCGATGATCATGACGGTGACGTTCGGCAACGGGACCGGGCTGCTCGGCCTCATCCCGACGCCGGCGACGGTGCAGCGCTGGGGCGGGTACCTGCAGCAGGCGATCCTGTCGATCTACCAGCAGGGGACGCCCGCCGAGAGCCTGCCCGAGTTCATCTTCCTGGTGGTCGCCGGCGCCTGCCTCATCGCGATCGTCCTCGACCTCCTGGCTGTCGCGATCCGTGCACCGGCCTACACCGCGATCGGCGTCGTCGCCGTGCTGGTGGTGCCTGGGACGCTGCTCGGCGACGGGCTGGACCCGATCGCGCTGGCGGCGTCGGCCGCAGCGTTCCTCTGGCTGCTGCGCTGCGACGTGCGCACCAGGAGGCCCGGCGCAGGCAGGCCGGGAGCCGCGCTCTCCGTCGGCGCAGCGTCCGTGGTCGTCGCGATGCTGCTGTCCGGGACGGCGCCGGGGTTCGACAAGGGCGGCGCGACCTCCTTCACGGCAGGCGGCATCTCGATCGGCGGCACCGTGACCCCGCTGATCGATCTCGGCAAGGACCTCCGCCGGCCCGCCGCCGTTCGCGCGCTGACCTACACGACGACGGCCTCCGCCGGCCAATACCTCAAGCTCGCCTCGCTCGACCAGTTCACCGGTTCGGTCTGGAAGCACCGCGAGCGCGACACCAAGCGCCTGTCCGACGGCGTCGCGGTCGGTCCGGTCCCCGGGCTGTCCGCCGCCGTGAAGCGGGCCAAGATCACCACGTCGGTGCAGATCGACGACATGACCAGCCGCTGGCTGCCGGTGCCGGCGCCCGTGCAGTCGGTGAAGGGCCTGAACGGCACCTGGTCGTGGGACCCGGACGACCTCACGCTCGGCGGCATCAACGTGACCACGCAGGGCCAGAAGTACACGGCGACGAGCCTGGTGCTCGAGCCGACCGCCGACCAGCTCAAGGCGGCGGGCGGCTTCGTGCCGGCCGACCTCCAGCGCGACCTCTTCCTGCCCTCCAACATGCCGGCGATCGTCGGGCAGACGGCCCTGGCCGCAACCGCAGGGGCGGTGTCGGAGTACGACAAGGCGGTGGCGCTGCAGGACTACTTCCGTGACAACGGCTTCGTGTACTCCACGCAGACGCCGCTGAAGCAGGGCTACGACGGCGACGGCGCCCGGGTGATCGCGAAGTTCCTGGAGGTCAAGAGCGGCTACTGCGTCCACTTCGCTTCGGCGATGGCGCTGATGGCGCGCAGCCTCGGCATCCCGGCCCGGGTAGCGGAGGGGTACCTGCCCGGCACCTCCAGCGGCGGCACGGCGAACAGCCCTGGCACCTACACGGTCACCAGCGACGACCTGCACGCGTGGCCGGAGCTCTACTTCGCGGGTGTCGGCTGGGTGTCGTTCGAGCCGACGGTCGGCCGCGGCACCATCCCGAGCTACACCCGGCCGAACGCCACGCCGGATCAGATCACGCCGACGACGGCTCCCGGCTCGTCCGCCGCGGCGAAGCGCCTCGTCCCCACCGACCAGCCGAACGTCGCGGGAGCGGGCGGCACCACACCGCCGTCGCCGCTGCAGCCGCTGCTCTCCGGTCTGGGCGTCGCACTGCTGGTGCTCGCGGTCGCGCTGACGCCCGCTGTCATGCGCCGGATGCGCAGACGCGCCAGGCTGAGACGGCTCTCGGAGTCGTGGGGCGGCGCGTCGGTCGTATGGGACGAGCTGCGCGACACGGCACGCGACCTGGGCTGGTCGGCGCCGGACACCGAGACGCCGCGCGTGTTCGCCCACCGCATCGCGGCCGCCGTCGAGGGGACGCCGGGGGAGGAGGCCGTGCTGCGCCTGCTGGACGTGCGTGAGCGCGACGCCTTCGGGCCGCCGACACGCGCGGTCGCCGTCGGCCTCGCGGACGACCTCCGCCGGGTGATCGACGCCCTTGAGGCCCAGGCGGGCCGCGGGCTGCGGCTCAAAGCGGCGCTGATTCCTGTGTCGTTGCTGCCAGCAGGCTGGCGCTCGCCTGCGAGCGTCGGAGGCCCCGCGTAA
- a CDS encoding GNAT family N-acetyltransferase, whose product MRIERLSPPPALGTPESLLFEELVGVLNGISVALWRADDFVETAEEALAAFRAQEYQEKILLVAIEDGVVVGRVQADFPLDEEAETMSLLVDVAPAARGRGIGSALLAAGEELAAEGGRRVISTYTEHPASTLGDSVSVIRARSGTAGLPAESRDVRFALRHGYRLGQVERSSELVLPLPRAREAGLASTAASATGYRAVSWLGHAPDDLLEPFAALKARMSTDIPQSGIAVDREEWTGARVRAQERELAERGEPLLVTAAEHIDTGELAAYTEIAVPADGDKAEQYDTLVAIPHRGNRLGTLVKLQNIHELAHHAPHIHRLLTWNADENAPMLAINRAFGFQLHALTGHWQKTVN is encoded by the coding sequence GTGCGCATCGAGCGGCTCTCTCCTCCCCCGGCACTCGGCACTCCGGAGTCGCTGCTGTTCGAGGAGCTCGTCGGCGTCCTGAACGGGATCAGCGTCGCTCTCTGGAGGGCGGACGACTTCGTGGAGACGGCCGAAGAGGCCCTCGCGGCGTTCCGCGCGCAGGAGTACCAGGAGAAGATCCTGCTCGTCGCGATCGAGGACGGCGTGGTGGTCGGGCGCGTCCAGGCCGACTTCCCGCTCGACGAGGAGGCCGAGACGATGAGCCTCCTGGTCGACGTGGCGCCGGCTGCGCGCGGCCGCGGCATCGGCTCTGCGCTGCTCGCGGCCGGCGAGGAGCTGGCGGCGGAAGGCGGCCGGCGCGTCATCAGCACGTACACCGAGCACCCGGCGAGCACCCTCGGCGACAGCGTGTCGGTCATCCGCGCCCGCTCCGGTACCGCTGGGCTGCCCGCGGAGTCACGCGACGTGCGCTTCGCCCTCCGGCACGGCTACCGATTGGGGCAGGTGGAGCGCTCCAGCGAACTCGTGCTCCCGTTGCCGCGGGCCAGGGAGGCCGGCCTCGCGAGCACGGCGGCCTCCGCCACCGGCTACCGCGCGGTGTCCTGGCTGGGACACGCGCCCGACGACCTCCTGGAGCCGTTCGCGGCGCTGAAGGCGCGCATGTCGACGGACATCCCGCAGAGCGGTATCGCGGTCGACCGCGAGGAGTGGACGGGCGCCCGCGTGCGCGCCCAGGAGCGCGAGCTGGCCGAACGCGGCGAGCCGCTCCTGGTCACGGCGGCCGAGCACATCGACACGGGCGAGCTGGCCGCGTACACCGAGATCGCGGTCCCGGCCGACGGCGACAAGGCCGAGCAGTACGACACGCTGGTCGCCATCCCCCACCGCGGCAACCGCCTCGGCACGCTGGTGAAGCTCCAGAACATCCACGAGCTCGCCCACCACGCGCCGCACATCCACCGGCTGCTGACGTGGAACGCCGACGAGAACGCGCCGATGCTGGCGATCAACCGGGCGTTCGGGTTCCAGCTGCATGCCCTCACCGGCCACTGGCAGAAGACGGTGAACTAG
- the rpmF gene encoding 50S ribosomal protein L32, which translates to MAVPKRKQSRANTHARRSQWKAEVPTLVKSIENGKVVYSLPHRAKVVEDSAGTALFMEYKGRKVADV; encoded by the coding sequence ATGGCCGTTCCGAAGCGGAAGCAGTCTCGCGCCAACACCCACGCACGTCGTTCGCAGTGGAAGGCCGAGGTCCCCACGCTCGTCAAGTCGATCGAGAACGGCAAGGTCGTCTACAGCCTCCCGCACCGTGCGAAGGTCGTCGAGGACTCCGCGGGCACCGCGCTGTTCATGGAGTACAAGGGCCGCAAGGTCGCCGACGTCTGA
- the coaD gene encoding pantetheine-phosphate adenylyltransferase — protein MNRIAVVPGSFDPVTLGHLDVIERAARLWDEVHVLVVHNPDKSALLPIAQRVALIERSIEDAGILGRIVVASWSVGLLVDYCTDVGADVLVKGIRSQVDVAYETPMAIVNRHLADVETVFLLPDPANAHVSSSLVRQVANLGGDVSPYVPPAVSELLSTT, from the coding sequence ATGAACAGGATCGCCGTAGTCCCTGGATCGTTCGACCCGGTCACTCTCGGGCATCTCGATGTCATCGAGCGGGCCGCTCGGCTGTGGGACGAGGTCCACGTGCTGGTGGTGCACAACCCGGACAAGTCGGCCCTTCTGCCCATCGCGCAGCGCGTGGCGCTGATCGAGCGCTCGATCGAGGACGCCGGCATCCTGGGCCGCATCGTCGTGGCGTCCTGGTCGGTCGGCCTCCTGGTCGACTACTGCACCGATGTCGGGGCGGATGTGCTCGTCAAGGGCATCCGCTCCCAGGTCGACGTCGCCTACGAGACCCCGATGGCGATCGTGAACCGCCACCTCGCCGACGTCGAGACGGTGTTCCTGCTTCCCGATCCGGCGAACGCGCACGTGTCGAGCTCCCTCGTGCGCCAGGTCGCCAACCTCGGCGGGGACGTGAGCCCCTACGTGCCTCCCGCCGTATCAGAGCTGCTGTCAACCACATGA
- the rnc gene encoding ribonuclease III produces MVGENTDRAALIEKLGVDIDPELLVLALTHRSFAYENGGIPNNERLEFLGDSILGQAVTVKLFRENPHLDEGELAKRRASLVSSVALAEVARSIGLGQYLRLGRGENQSGGREKASILADTVEALIGAAYLDAGGEEATALVLRLVDPLLADPDRFGAAMDPKTSLQEAAAHRGAGLPVYTVTNTGPDHSKTFHATVSVGDLVTATGEGTSKKQAEMAAALSAWTELTRRRARAPRG; encoded by the coding sequence GTGGTCGGCGAGAACACTGACCGTGCTGCCCTCATCGAGAAGCTCGGGGTCGACATCGACCCCGAGCTTCTCGTGCTTGCGCTGACCCACCGCTCGTTCGCGTACGAGAACGGCGGCATCCCCAACAACGAGCGCCTGGAGTTCCTCGGCGACTCGATCCTCGGGCAGGCCGTCACCGTCAAGCTGTTCCGGGAGAACCCGCACCTCGATGAGGGCGAGCTGGCGAAGCGCCGGGCCAGCCTGGTCAGTTCCGTGGCGCTCGCGGAGGTCGCGCGCAGCATCGGCCTCGGCCAGTACCTGCGCCTCGGCCGCGGCGAGAACCAGAGCGGCGGCCGCGAGAAGGCGTCCATCCTCGCCGACACCGTGGAGGCGCTGATCGGCGCCGCCTACCTCGACGCCGGCGGCGAGGAGGCGACCGCGCTCGTACTGCGCCTGGTCGACCCGCTGCTGGCCGACCCCGACCGGTTCGGGGCGGCGATGGACCCCAAGACGAGCCTTCAGGAGGCGGCCGCCCACCGCGGCGCCGGCCTCCCCGTCTACACCGTGACGAACACCGGCCCGGACCACTCCAAGACCTTCCACGCCACCGTCTCGGTCGGCGACCTCGTCACCGCGACGGGGGAGGGGACGAGCAAGAAGCAGGCCGAGATGGCCGCCGCGCTCAGCGCCTGGACCGAGCTGACCCGCCGCCGTGCCCGAGCTCCCCGAGGTTGA
- a CDS encoding branched-chain amino acid ABC transporter substrate-binding protein → MNIPAITSVSTPKDAVLPAGDGKATCPSGLTIAYVGAETGPNAQLGINIFNGIQLAINQHNTANKGCQVGFKKFDTEGDPNKATGPVTQAVNEADIIGVVGLPFSGESKATGNIFEQQGLVHITPSATNPALTQNGWKTFFRGLGNDAVQGPAAAKFMTDKLQAKKVYLVQDDSDYGIGLGTTTSKALGSALIGTDKVTTGQKDFSAVISKILNAKPDAVYYSGYYAEGAPFDQQLVNKGYTGTFVGPDGVKDDQFIKLAGDASSNAYFTCPCIPGELIPSFESAYKSLASAEPGTYSIEGYDATTVLLSGIDKGNTARAKLLDYVKNYDADGLSKHYKWDSTGELQAPTVYGYKVEGGKIVPIGTIG, encoded by the coding sequence GTGAACATCCCGGCTATCACCTCGGTTTCCACCCCGAAGGACGCGGTTCTCCCCGCGGGTGACGGCAAGGCCACCTGCCCGTCAGGGCTCACCATCGCGTACGTCGGAGCCGAGACCGGCCCGAACGCCCAGCTCGGTATCAACATCTTCAACGGCATCCAGCTGGCCATCAACCAGCACAACACGGCCAACAAGGGATGCCAGGTCGGCTTCAAGAAGTTCGACACCGAGGGCGACCCGAACAAGGCGACCGGCCCGGTCACCCAGGCGGTCAACGAGGCCGACATCATCGGCGTCGTCGGCCTCCCGTTCTCGGGTGAGTCCAAGGCCACCGGCAACATCTTCGAGCAGCAGGGCCTGGTGCACATCACCCCGTCCGCGACCAACCCGGCGCTGACCCAGAACGGCTGGAAGACCTTCTTCCGCGGCCTCGGCAACGACGCCGTGCAGGGCCCGGCGGCGGCGAAGTTCATGACCGACAAGCTGCAGGCCAAGAAGGTCTACCTGGTCCAGGACGACTCCGACTACGGAATCGGCCTCGGCACGACGACCTCCAAGGCACTCGGCAGCGCGCTGATCGGCACCGACAAGGTGACGACCGGCCAGAAGGACTTCTCCGCGGTGATCTCCAAGATCCTCAACGCGAAGCCCGACGCCGTGTACTACTCGGGCTACTACGCCGAGGGCGCCCCGTTCGACCAGCAGCTGGTCAACAAGGGCTACACCGGCACGTTCGTCGGCCCCGACGGTGTGAAGGACGACCAGTTCATCAAGCTGGCCGGCGACGCGTCCAGCAACGCGTACTTCACCTGCCCCTGCATCCCGGGCGAGCTGATCCCGTCGTTCGAGTCGGCCTACAAGTCGCTCGCGAGCGCCGAGCCCGGCACCTACTCGATCGAGGGCTATGACGCCACCACCGTCCTGCTCTCCGGCATCGACAAGGGCAACACGGCCCGCGCGAAGCTGCTCGACTACGTGAAGAACTACGACGCCGACGGCCTGAGCAAGCACTACAAGTGGGACTCCACCGGTGAGCTCCAGGCGCCGACCGTCTACGGGTACAAGGTCGAGGGCGGCAAGATCGTCCCGATCGGAACCATCGGATAA
- a CDS encoding AAA family ATPase codes for MNSYATRQPTESSVAPEEVGLPAPSMDLDELRRAAEQITANVESVIDGKHDAVQTALVVLLAEGHLLIEDVPGVGKTMLAKSLAKSVDCSVSRIQFTPDLLPSDVTGVSVYNQAERRFEFKPGAVFANIVIGDEINRASPKTQSALLECMEERQVTVDGSTYPLAAPFIVVATQNPIEMEGTYALPEAQRDRFMARIAMGYPDDDSELAMLTTRDTSSPLSRIGPVVTSEELRSMMTTARAVFASTPVKQYAVDLVRATREDRDLRLGGSPRATLQLVRAAKAMAALDGRDFVLPDDIDALAVPVLGHRLLPTSRALGHHHESAPVIADIVRRIVAATPVPVGSGAIGGASAQERNGTGNTARSSARAGATTATGRSASGAARTGGE; via the coding sequence ATGAACAGTTACGCGACGCGTCAGCCGACGGAATCCTCGGTCGCCCCGGAGGAGGTCGGCCTCCCCGCTCCCAGCATGGACCTGGACGAGTTGAGACGCGCCGCGGAGCAGATCACCGCCAATGTGGAGTCCGTCATCGACGGCAAGCACGACGCGGTGCAGACGGCGCTGGTCGTCCTGCTCGCCGAGGGCCACCTCCTGATCGAGGACGTGCCGGGCGTCGGCAAGACCATGCTGGCGAAGTCCCTGGCGAAGTCGGTGGACTGCTCGGTCAGCCGCATCCAGTTCACGCCCGACCTGCTTCCGAGCGACGTCACGGGCGTCTCGGTCTACAACCAGGCCGAGCGGCGCTTCGAGTTCAAGCCGGGCGCGGTGTTCGCGAACATCGTGATCGGCGACGAGATCAACCGGGCCAGCCCCAAGACGCAGTCCGCCCTCCTGGAGTGCATGGAGGAGCGGCAGGTCACGGTCGACGGCTCGACCTATCCGCTGGCCGCCCCGTTCATCGTCGTGGCGACCCAGAACCCGATCGAGATGGAGGGTACGTACGCCCTCCCGGAGGCGCAGCGCGACCGGTTCATGGCGCGCATCGCGATGGGCTACCCGGACGACGACTCCGAGCTCGCCATGCTGACCACGCGCGACACCTCCAGCCCACTCTCCCGGATCGGGCCGGTGGTCACCTCGGAGGAGCTGCGCTCGATGATGACGACGGCACGCGCGGTGTTCGCGTCGACGCCGGTCAAGCAGTACGCGGTCGACCTGGTGCGCGCGACGCGCGAGGACCGCGACCTCCGGCTCGGAGGCAGCCCGCGCGCGACGCTGCAGCTCGTCCGCGCGGCCAAGGCGATGGCGGCGCTCGACGGCCGTGACTTCGTGCTGCCGGACGACATCGACGCGCTGGCGGTCCCGGTACTCGGCCACCGGCTGCTGCCGACCAGCCGCGCGCTCGGCCACCACCACGAGAGCGCGCCGGTCATCGCGGACATCGTCCGCCGGATCGTCGCCGCGACGCCCGTGCCGGTCGGCTCCGGCGCGATCGGTGGCGCGAGCGCGCAGGAGCGGAACGGCACGGGGAACACCGCGAGGAGCAGCGCGCGCGCCGGCGCGACGACCGCCACCGGCCGGTCCGCCTCCGGAGCTGCGCGCACAGGCGGGGAGTAG
- a CDS encoding DUF58 domain-containing protein, whose product MAGRGGPSPLKKPRPTARGWTFGAVGVVALAASAFFGRTDVLFIGVFLTVLPLAAMISVTLDRPRLTVARSFHPDVVAVGEQATIVTTARNQSARPSPPARWREYAPAGIEVQGSAPFPRLGAHQVNVAHGRDSVVLRQDVVAFKRGSHPVGPLIVSRTDPFGVAYAEYAVGQPRQLLVTPRVVPLSSGELDVAHSEGAEHELQRHSIPSADELIAREYRPGDPLRRVHWRATARHDKLMVRQEEQRSNPEAWIVMDTRPAPAPAGAIRPPGAPSAYEPDDALFETLMELVASVGVHLLDEGFVLSVVETAPRQLSGRSGAGRTGTLGSVTPTYDRGTADRLLLADLAAVDATAVTRDDAVAELASGLRRAGRAVPIFAVLLDGTPELGSLAALRGMGDPAVAFVGAGAAPEVEDVLGDAGWLCVPFAAGDDPAECWQRALDRQRAVVGHG is encoded by the coding sequence ATGGCCGGGCGCGGGGGGCCGTCGCCCCTGAAGAAACCGCGCCCCACCGCGCGCGGCTGGACCTTCGGCGCCGTCGGGGTCGTGGCACTCGCCGCGTCCGCGTTCTTCGGCCGTACCGACGTGCTCTTCATCGGCGTCTTCCTGACCGTGCTGCCGCTGGCGGCGATGATCTCGGTCACCCTGGACCGGCCGCGGCTGACCGTGGCCCGCAGCTTCCATCCCGACGTCGTCGCCGTGGGGGAGCAGGCGACCATCGTCACGACCGCGCGCAACCAGTCCGCCCGGCCGAGCCCGCCCGCGCGCTGGCGTGAGTACGCTCCTGCCGGGATCGAGGTGCAGGGCTCCGCGCCGTTCCCACGACTGGGCGCCCACCAGGTGAACGTCGCGCACGGCCGCGACTCGGTCGTGCTGCGGCAGGACGTCGTCGCCTTCAAGCGCGGGTCGCACCCTGTCGGTCCGCTCATCGTGAGCCGGACCGACCCGTTCGGCGTGGCCTACGCGGAGTACGCGGTCGGGCAGCCGCGGCAGCTGCTGGTGACGCCGCGCGTGGTGCCGCTGTCGAGCGGCGAGCTGGACGTCGCGCACAGCGAGGGCGCCGAGCACGAGCTGCAGCGGCACAGCATCCCGAGCGCCGACGAGCTGATCGCGCGCGAGTACCGGCCGGGCGACCCGCTGCGCCGTGTGCACTGGCGGGCGACGGCCAGGCACGACAAGCTCATGGTCCGCCAGGAGGAGCAGCGCAGCAACCCGGAGGCCTGGATCGTGATGGACACCCGGCCCGCTCCGGCGCCGGCCGGCGCTATCCGGCCTCCCGGCGCCCCGAGCGCGTACGAGCCGGACGACGCGCTCTTCGAGACACTGATGGAGCTGGTCGCGTCGGTGGGCGTCCACCTCCTCGACGAGGGCTTCGTCCTCAGCGTGGTGGAGACGGCCCCTCGGCAGCTCTCCGGCCGCAGCGGGGCGGGCAGGACCGGCACCCTCGGGTCGGTGACGCCCACCTACGATCGCGGGACGGCCGACCGGCTGCTGCTGGCGGACCTGGCCGCGGTCGACGCCACGGCGGTCACGCGCGACGACGCGGTCGCCGAGCTGGCCTCCGGGCTGCGGCGCGCCGGACGGGCCGTCCCGATCTTCGCGGTGCTGCTCGACGGCACGCCGGAGCTCGGCTCGCTCGCCGCGCTGCGCGGGATGGGCGACCCCGCCGTCGCGTTCGTCGGCGCGGGGGCAGCGCCGGAGGTGGAGGACGTGCTCGGCGACGCCGGCTGGCTCTGCGTGCCGTTCGCCGCGGGCGACGACCCGGCCGAGTGCTGGCAGCGCGCCCTCGACCGCCAGCGGGCGGTGGTGGGTCATGGTTAG